The Anolis carolinensis isolate JA03-04 chromosome 2, rAnoCar3.1.pri, whole genome shotgun sequence genome has a window encoding:
- the ubap1 gene encoding ubiquitin-associated protein 1 — MASGKSGSDFHGIFSYIDDVPFKIGDKFKAPAKVGLPIGFCLPDSPQLVRETQYDFSLEKRTIEWAENIKRIQAAQQEAERKAEEAVASSKAALEEEIQGGCPSGTVMPPPINPILASLQHDCILTPTPASTSSLKQKALSPPHTKADFNPADFECEEDPFDKLELKTLDDREELKNILQIHVGTTGPIVAQLLDSNLPKVASESVLQDQEVLASLERATLDLKPLHKPNGLITLSQLGGCEKMALSSKVSLSPVTSVSNIKSLSFPKLDSDESDLQAAKLANSSRLHNGTFLSSLQSKSGELNGHPRTGLSNLNVDGDLEAPTLSSATSRLPSLPTSVACTEDIPALTTATAVTHQSFPTSQVPRAPGCMKWPSSSPYAEALQALSSSERQCAETVVNMGYSYEDVLKAMKKKGQNIEQVLDYLFVHGQFCEKGFDPLLVEAALEMYQCSEEKTTELLQLMSKFKEMGFELKDIKEVLLLHNNDQDNALEDLMTRAGAS, encoded by the exons ATGGCTTCTGGGAAGTCGGGTTCTGACTTTCATG GGATCTTCAGTTACATTGACGACGTCCCATTCAAGATAGGAGACAAGTTCAAGGCACCAGCTAAAGTTGGTTTGCCCATTGGATTCTGCCTGCCTGACTCTCCACAGCTTGTCAGGGAAACTCAG TATGACTTTTCCCTGGAAAAGAGGACTATTGAATGGGCTGAGAACATTAAGAGGATCCAGGCCGCCCAGCAAGAGGCTGAGCGGAAGGCAGAGGAAGCTGTAGCCAGCAGCAAGGCCGCCTTGGAGGAGGAGATCCAAGGGGGCTGCCCCTCGGGGACTGTCATGCCGCCTCCCATCAACCCCATTCTTGCAAGTCTGCAGCATGACTGTATCCTGACCCCAACTCCAGCCAGCACCAGCTCCTTAAAGCAAAAGGCCCTGAGTCCTCCCCACACGAAGGCCGATTTCAACCCGGCAGACTTCGAGTGCGAAGAAGACCCCTTTGATAAACTGGAATTAAAAACGCTTGATGACAGAGAGGAACTGAAAAACATTCTGCAGATCCATGTTGGTACCACTGGGCCCATCGTGGCCCAGCTCCTAGATAGTAACTTGCCCAAAGTAGCATCTGAATCTGTGTTGCAAGACCAGGAAGTCTTGGCATCCTTAGAAAGGGCAACTTTGGACCTCAAGCCCCTTCACAAACCGAACGGCCTGATCACTTTGTCCCAGCTGGGAGGCTGTGAAAAGATGGCCCTGTCTTCCAAAGTGTCTCTTTCGCCAGTGACCTCTGTGAGCAATATCAAGTCTCTCTCCTTCCCGAAGCTCGACTCGGACGAGAGCGACTTGCAAGCGGCCAAACTGGCAAACTCCTCCCGCCTCCACAATGGCACTTTCCTCAGCTCCTTGCAGAGCAAAAGCGGAGAACTGAACGGGCATCCTAGGACTGGGCTTTCCAACCTCAATGTGGACGGAGACCTCGAGGCTCCAACATTGTCCTCAGCCACGTCCAGACTGCCTTCTTTGCCCACCTCTGTAGCGTGTACAGAAGATATCCCGGCTCTCACCACAGCCACGGCG GTGACTCACCAAAGTTTCCCGACATCCCAAGTGCCCAGGGCCCCCGGCTGTATGAAATGGCCCAGCAGCTCCCCCTACGCAGAGGCGTTGCAggccctttcctccagtgagcggCAGTGCGCCGAGACCGTGGTGAACATGGGCTACTCCTATGAGGACGTCCTGAAGGCGATGAAGAAGAAGGGGCAGAACATAGAACAG GTTCTAGACTACCTTTTTGTCCACGGGCAGTTCTGCGAGAAGGGATTCGATCCGCTCCTTGTGGAGGCTGCTCTCGAAATGTATCAGTGTTCGGAAGAGAAG acAACGGAACTTCTCCAGCTCATGAGTAAATTTAAAGAAATGGGCTTTGAACTGAAAGACATTAAAGAGGTATTGTTATTACACAACAATGACCAGGACAATGCACTGGAAGACCTCATGACCCGGGCAGGGGCCAGTTGA